A genomic region of Microlunatus sagamiharensis contains the following coding sequences:
- a CDS encoding haloacid dehalogenase type II, with translation MDTVPAALVFDVMGTVVDDRGGVRGATLTVLERRGDDHEAALAVASGTAERQTALMKEVSSGARPWASHRALRRTAVREAVEAAGLAPLEQADEDELSGVVHRFEPWPDSPDALDRLRTDHVVVALTNADPAELAGFSRRGGLAWHLGLSTRPSGAYKPDPRAYAVAVEALELEPGEIMMVAAHPWDLRAAARTGMRTCYVRRPGEEPAPEGEFDLEVDDLHALADALDAVVDRSEDGAR, from the coding sequence ATGGACACCGTTCCCGCCGCGCTGGTCTTCGACGTCATGGGCACGGTCGTCGACGACCGTGGCGGCGTCCGCGGCGCGACCCTGACCGTGCTGGAGAGGCGCGGCGACGACCACGAGGCCGCCCTCGCCGTCGCGTCCGGGACCGCCGAGCGCCAGACCGCGCTGATGAAGGAGGTCAGCTCCGGCGCTCGCCCGTGGGCGTCGCACCGGGCGCTGCGCCGCACGGCGGTCCGCGAGGCCGTCGAGGCGGCCGGCCTGGCCCCGCTCGAGCAGGCCGACGAGGACGAGCTCTCCGGGGTCGTGCACCGCTTCGAGCCCTGGCCGGACTCCCCCGACGCGCTCGACCGGCTCCGCACCGACCACGTCGTCGTCGCGCTGACGAACGCCGACCCGGCCGAGCTCGCCGGCTTCTCACGCCGTGGCGGCCTGGCCTGGCACCTCGGGCTGTCGACGCGGCCGAGCGGGGCCTACAAGCCGGACCCGCGGGCGTACGCGGTCGCCGTCGAGGCCCTCGAGCTGGAGCCCGGCGAGATCATGATGGTCGCCGCGCACCCCTGGGACCTGCGCGCCGCCGCCCGGACGGGGATGCGCACCTGCTACGTCCGTCGACCCGGGGAGGAGCCCGCACCTGAGGGTGAGTTCGACCTCGAGGTCGACGACCTCCACGCCCTGGCCGACGCGCTCGACGCGGTCGTCGACCGCTCGGAGGACGGAGCCCGGTGA
- a CDS encoding NAD(P)H-quinone dehydrogenase produces the protein MDQVVIIGGGPGGYEAALVASQLGGAVTLVEDQGLGGSAVLTGTVPSKTLVATADVMTEVRESGELGVRLDAAGCADDDPDHGVAVDLAAVNARVLDLATNQSADIAERLLNEHVTILDGRGRMDGPERVVATLKDGTEQQLDADIVLIATGSRPRELASAPLDGERILSWRHLYDLPELPERLIVVGSGVTGAEFASAYDALGSDVVLVSSRDRVLPGEDADAAQVLEDVFTRRGMTVMSRSRAASVERDGDGVLVTLTDGRKVSGSHCLLAVGSIPNTEDLGLETTRVETDRNGSIVVDRVSRTKARGVYAAGDCTGVLPLASVAAMQGRIAMWHALGDAVAPLDLLTVSSNVFTTPEIATVGVSQQQVDDHVVPAREVVLRLRGNPRAKMQGNRDGFVKLFCRSVTGIVIGGVVVAPRASELIYPISLAISQRLTVDQLSASFTVYPSLSGSIAEAARRLHGTRSIT, from the coding sequence GTGGACCAGGTGGTGATCATCGGTGGAGGACCCGGGGGCTACGAGGCCGCGCTCGTCGCGAGCCAGCTCGGCGGCGCGGTGACGCTGGTCGAGGACCAGGGCCTCGGCGGGTCGGCCGTGCTCACCGGCACCGTGCCCTCCAAGACGCTGGTCGCCACCGCCGACGTGATGACCGAGGTGCGCGAGTCCGGCGAGCTGGGCGTCCGGCTGGATGCCGCCGGCTGCGCCGACGACGACCCCGACCACGGCGTCGCCGTAGATCTCGCCGCGGTCAACGCCCGCGTGCTCGACCTCGCCACCAACCAGTCCGCCGACATCGCCGAGCGGCTGCTCAACGAGCACGTGACGATCCTCGACGGCCGAGGGCGCATGGACGGGCCCGAGCGGGTCGTCGCCACGCTGAAGGACGGCACCGAGCAGCAGCTCGACGCCGACATCGTGCTCATCGCCACGGGGTCGCGCCCGCGCGAGCTGGCGTCCGCGCCGCTCGACGGCGAGCGCATCCTCAGCTGGCGCCACCTCTACGACCTGCCCGAGCTGCCCGAGCGGCTGATCGTCGTCGGGTCGGGCGTGACCGGCGCGGAGTTCGCCAGCGCGTACGACGCCCTCGGCTCCGACGTCGTGCTCGTCTCCTCGCGCGACCGGGTGCTGCCCGGCGAGGACGCAGACGCTGCCCAGGTGCTCGAGGACGTCTTCACCCGGCGGGGCATGACCGTGATGTCGCGCTCGCGGGCCGCCTCGGTCGAGCGCGACGGCGACGGCGTCCTGGTGACGCTCACCGACGGCCGCAAGGTCTCCGGCTCGCACTGCCTGCTCGCCGTCGGCTCGATCCCCAACACCGAGGACCTCGGCCTGGAGACCACCCGGGTCGAGACCGACCGCAACGGCTCGATCGTCGTCGACCGGGTCTCGCGCACCAAGGCCCGCGGCGTGTACGCGGCCGGCGACTGCACCGGCGTGCTGCCGCTGGCCTCCGTCGCGGCGATGCAGGGCCGCATCGCCATGTGGCACGCGCTCGGCGACGCGGTGGCGCCGCTCGACCTGCTGACCGTGTCCTCGAACGTGTTCACCACCCCCGAGATCGCCACCGTCGGGGTGAGCCAGCAGCAGGTCGACGACCACGTCGTGCCGGCGCGCGAGGTCGTGCTGCGGCTGCGCGGCAACCCGCGGGCCAAGATGCAGGGCAACCGGGACGGGTTCGTCAAGCTGTTCTGCCGCAGCGTCACGGGCATCGTCATCGGCGGCGTCGTCGTGGCGCCGCGCGCGAGCGAGCTGATCTACCCGATCTCGCTGGCCATCTCCCAGCGCCTCACCGTCGACCAGCTCTCGGCCTCGTTCACGGTCTACCCGTCGCTCTCCGGCTCGATCGCCGAGGCGGCGCGCCGGCTGCACGGGACCCGCTCGATCACCTAG
- a CDS encoding gamma-glutamylcyclotransferase family protein: MLYAAYGSNLDSAQMAERCPHSPLRWTGWIPGWRLTFGGDGFDGALPTVVEARGADPSEQHVYVAVYDVTDADESTLDAWESADSGLYSKVRVRVETLDGIKTAWVYVLEDFEGGLPSARTLGILADAAENAGAPADYLAELRNRPCRSGW; the protein is encoded by the coding sequence GTGCTGTACGCCGCCTACGGGAGCAACCTCGACTCCGCGCAGATGGCGGAGCGGTGCCCGCACAGCCCGCTGCGCTGGACCGGCTGGATCCCCGGCTGGCGCCTGACCTTCGGCGGCGACGGCTTCGACGGCGCCCTGCCGACGGTGGTGGAGGCGCGCGGCGCCGACCCGTCGGAGCAGCACGTCTACGTCGCGGTCTACGACGTCACCGACGCCGACGAGTCGACCCTCGACGCGTGGGAGAGCGCCGACTCCGGGCTCTACTCCAAGGTCCGCGTCCGGGTGGAGACGCTCGACGGGATCAAGACCGCCTGGGTCTACGTCCTGGAGGACTTCGAGGGCGGCCTGCCCAGCGCCCGCACCCTCGGCATCCTCGCCGACGCGGCCGAGAACGCCGGCGCCCCGGCCGACTACCTCGCCGAGCTCAGGAACCGTCCCTGCCGCAGCGGCTGGTGA
- a CDS encoding acetyl/propionyl/methylcrotonyl-CoA carboxylase subunit alpha — MPQASRSGRITKVLVANRGEIAVRVIRAAADAGLASVAVYADPDADGLFVTLADEAYALGGATPAQTYLDVAKILDVAARSGADAVHPGYGFLAENADFATAVAEAGLTWIGPPPAAITALGDKVQARHIAQKVGAPLVPGTADPVQDADEVVAFAREFGLPVAIKAAFGGGGRGLKVARTLEEIPELYESAVREAVGAFGRGECFVERYLDRPRHVETQCLADTHGNVVVVSTRDCSLQRRHQKLVEEAPAPYLSEEQLDRLYTSSKAILREAGYVGAGTCEFLVGQDGTISFLEVNTRLQVEHPVSEEVTGLDLVREMFRVADGEELGYGDPVTKGHSIEFRINAEDPGRGFLPAPGTLTAWQPPSGPGVRVDEGYRAGMTVPGSFDSLVAKIIVTGADREQALARSRRALAELVIDGMPTVVPFDRVVLDDPAFTAADGRFGVHTRWIETEFDNQIQPWHGTGAEAGEEAERERVVVEVGGRRLEVVLPAGLGAGRAVANGTTKTKPARRKAAGAATAPSGNALTSPMQGTIVKVAVNDGDHVEAGDLVVVLEAMKMEQPLTAHRAGTVSGLAAELGATVTSGSVLCEIVDA, encoded by the coding sequence GTGCCACAGGCGAGCCGGTCCGGACGCATCACCAAGGTCCTCGTGGCCAACCGCGGCGAGATCGCGGTCCGCGTGATCCGGGCCGCGGCCGACGCCGGCCTGGCCAGCGTCGCCGTCTACGCCGACCCCGACGCCGACGGCCTCTTCGTCACCCTGGCCGACGAGGCGTACGCGCTCGGCGGCGCGACCCCGGCCCAGACCTACCTCGACGTGGCCAAGATCCTCGACGTCGCGGCGCGCTCGGGCGCCGACGCGGTCCACCCGGGCTACGGCTTCCTGGCCGAGAACGCGGACTTCGCGACCGCGGTCGCCGAGGCCGGCCTGACCTGGATCGGTCCGCCGCCCGCCGCGATCACCGCGCTCGGCGACAAGGTCCAGGCCCGCCACATCGCGCAGAAGGTCGGCGCCCCCCTCGTCCCCGGCACGGCCGACCCTGTGCAGGACGCCGACGAGGTCGTCGCCTTCGCCCGCGAGTTCGGGCTGCCGGTCGCGATCAAGGCGGCGTTCGGCGGCGGCGGTCGCGGCCTCAAGGTCGCGCGCACCCTCGAGGAGATCCCCGAGCTGTACGAGTCGGCCGTCCGCGAGGCCGTCGGGGCCTTCGGCCGCGGCGAGTGCTTCGTCGAGCGCTACCTCGACCGCCCGCGCCACGTCGAGACCCAGTGCCTGGCCGACACCCATGGCAACGTCGTGGTCGTCTCCACCCGCGACTGCTCGCTCCAGCGCCGCCACCAGAAGCTCGTCGAGGAGGCGCCAGCGCCGTACCTGAGCGAGGAGCAGCTCGACCGGCTCTACACCTCGTCCAAGGCGATCCTGCGCGAGGCCGGCTACGTCGGCGCCGGGACCTGCGAGTTCCTCGTGGGCCAGGACGGGACCATCTCCTTCCTCGAGGTCAACACCCGGCTCCAGGTCGAGCACCCGGTCTCCGAGGAGGTCACCGGCCTCGACCTCGTGCGCGAGATGTTCCGCGTCGCCGACGGCGAGGAGCTCGGCTACGGCGACCCCGTGACCAAGGGCCACTCGATCGAGTTCCGGATCAACGCCGAGGACCCGGGCCGCGGCTTCCTGCCCGCGCCCGGCACCCTCACGGCCTGGCAGCCGCCGAGCGGCCCGGGCGTCCGGGTCGACGAGGGCTACCGCGCCGGCATGACCGTGCCGGGCAGCTTCGACTCCCTCGTCGCCAAGATCATCGTCACGGGCGCCGACCGCGAGCAGGCCCTGGCTCGCTCCCGCCGCGCGCTCGCCGAGCTCGTCATCGACGGCATGCCGACGGTGGTGCCCTTCGACCGCGTCGTCCTCGACGACCCGGCCTTCACCGCGGCGGACGGTCGGTTCGGCGTGCACACGCGCTGGATCGAGACCGAGTTCGACAACCAGATCCAGCCGTGGCACGGCACCGGGGCCGAGGCGGGCGAGGAGGCCGAGCGCGAGCGCGTCGTCGTCGAGGTCGGCGGCCGTCGCCTCGAGGTCGTGCTGCCCGCCGGGCTCGGGGCCGGGCGAGCCGTGGCCAACGGGACCACCAAGACCAAGCCGGCCCGCCGCAAGGCGGCCGGGGCGGCGACCGCCCCCAGCGGGAACGCGCTCACCTCACCGATGCAGGGCACGATCGTCAAGGTCGCGGTGAACGACGGCGACCACGTCGAGGCGGGCGACCTGGTCGTCGTGCTCGAGGCGATGAAGATGGAGCAGCCGCTGACCGCGCACCGCGCCGGCACCGTGTCCGGGCTGGCCGCCGAGCTGGGCGCGACCGTGACGTCGGGGTCCGTGCTCTGCGAGATCGTCGACGCCTGA
- a CDS encoding cation:dicarboxylate symporter family transporter: MSAPSGPSSRPPSDTRDALQTAGEPQAPAKKRDRTHWLYIAVIVAVALGILVGLAAPDLGKALKPLGTGFVALIKMMIAPVIFCTIVLGIGSVRKASQVGKAGGLALAYFLVMSTFALAIGLAVGNVIHPGEGLRLTDAAAQAGAAQAPEEKLSTAEFILNIIPTTLFSSFTTETVLQTLLVALLVGFALQGMGKAGEPVLRGIGHLQKLVFRILSMIMWLAPIGAFGAIAAVVGSTGVAALKSLAILMIAFYLSCALFVFLVLGLLLKAVTGVSIFSLLRYLGREYLLIVSTSSSESALPRLIAKMEHLGVSRSTVGVVVPTGYSFNLDGTAIYLTMASLFVASAQGSPLGAGEQISLLVFMMIASKGAAGVTGAGLATLAGGLASHRPDLVDGVGLIVGIDRFMSEARAVTNFSGNAVATLVVGRWTHSFDADRARRVFAGELPFDEANLVDDHGSRTDDEPADPQAQELVGAR, encoded by the coding sequence ATGAGCGCACCCTCGGGCCCGTCCTCGCGCCCGCCGTCCGACACCCGTGACGCGCTGCAGACCGCCGGCGAGCCCCAGGCCCCGGCCAAGAAGCGCGACCGCACCCACTGGCTCTACATCGCGGTGATCGTCGCCGTGGCGCTGGGCATCCTCGTCGGGCTCGCCGCACCCGACCTCGGCAAGGCGCTGAAGCCGCTCGGCACCGGCTTCGTGGCGCTGATCAAGATGATGATCGCGCCGGTGATCTTCTGCACGATCGTGCTCGGCATCGGTTCGGTCCGCAAGGCGTCGCAGGTCGGCAAGGCCGGCGGGCTCGCGCTCGCGTACTTCCTCGTGATGTCGACCTTCGCGCTGGCCATCGGCCTGGCCGTCGGCAACGTCATCCACCCCGGCGAGGGGCTGCGGCTCACCGACGCCGCGGCGCAGGCGGGTGCCGCGCAGGCGCCGGAGGAGAAGCTCAGCACCGCCGAGTTCATCCTCAACATCATCCCGACGACGCTGTTCTCGTCGTTCACCACCGAGACGGTGCTCCAGACGCTGCTCGTCGCGCTGCTCGTCGGCTTCGCGCTGCAGGGCATGGGCAAGGCGGGCGAACCGGTGCTCCGTGGCATCGGCCACCTGCAGAAGCTTGTGTTCCGCATCCTGTCGATGATCATGTGGCTGGCCCCGATCGGTGCCTTCGGCGCGATCGCCGCCGTGGTCGGCAGCACCGGCGTCGCCGCCCTCAAGAGCCTGGCGATCCTCATGATCGCCTTCTACCTGTCCTGCGCGCTGTTCGTGTTCCTCGTGCTGGGCCTGCTGCTCAAGGCGGTCACCGGCGTCAGCATCTTCTCGCTGCTGCGCTACCTCGGCCGGGAGTACCTGCTGATCGTCTCCACGTCCTCCTCGGAGTCCGCGCTCCCCCGCCTGATCGCCAAGATGGAGCACCTCGGGGTGTCCCGCTCCACGGTGGGCGTCGTGGTCCCGACGGGCTACTCGTTCAACCTCGACGGCACCGCGATCTACCTGACCATGGCGTCGCTGTTCGTCGCGAGCGCCCAGGGCAGCCCGCTCGGCGCGGGCGAGCAGATCTCGCTGCTCGTGTTCATGATGATCGCCTCGAAGGGCGCGGCCGGCGTGACCGGCGCGGGCCTGGCCACCCTGGCCGGCGGCCTGGCCTCGCACCGTCCCGACCTCGTCGACGGGGTGGGGCTCATCGTGGGCATCGACCGCTTCATGTCCGAGGCCCGTGCGGTCACGAACTTCTCCGGCAACGCCGTCGCCACGCTGGTCGTCGGACGCTGGACCCACAGCTTCGACGCCGACCGCGCGCGCCGCGTCTTCGCCGGGGAGCTGCCCTTCGACGAGGCCAACCTGGTCGACGACCACGGCTCGCGCACGGACGACGAGCCCGCCGACCCGCAGGCCCAGGAGCTGGTCGGGGCGCGCTGA
- a CDS encoding Sir2 family NAD-dependent protein deacetylase, with the protein MTAAAVEAVQTGQTDAVAAAEALAELLGGRTWTVLSGAGMSTDSGIPDYRGPTSVRATPMLYAEFVRSVDNRRRYWARSYQGWSRMGHAEPNAGHRALVDLEPSGLIGVVTQNVDGLHQQAGSSPVIPLHGSIADVVCLGCGRVTGRRQLQDRLAVLNPDVGAPRVLEHAELRPDGDAVVDEWGDFVLADCLACGGVLKPDVVFFGETVPRDRVDQAYALVDGADVLVVLGSSLTVMSGLRFVRHNVKHERDVVIVNRGTTRGDDLATLKLDVGCAETLRALLDLHRSSGGMVRNSR; encoded by the coding sequence GTGACGGCGGCAGCGGTGGAGGCGGTGCAGACGGGGCAGACCGACGCGGTCGCGGCCGCGGAGGCGCTCGCCGAACTGCTCGGCGGTCGCACCTGGACGGTCCTGTCGGGCGCCGGGATGAGCACCGACAGCGGCATCCCCGACTACCGCGGACCGACGTCGGTCCGCGCCACGCCGATGCTCTACGCGGAGTTCGTCCGCTCGGTCGACAACCGCCGGCGCTACTGGGCGCGGTCGTACCAGGGCTGGTCGCGGATGGGCCACGCCGAGCCGAACGCCGGCCACCGCGCCCTCGTCGACCTGGAGCCGAGCGGCCTGATCGGCGTCGTGACGCAGAACGTCGACGGCCTCCACCAGCAGGCCGGCAGCTCGCCGGTGATCCCGCTGCACGGGTCGATCGCCGACGTCGTGTGCCTGGGTTGTGGTCGCGTCACCGGTCGTCGGCAGCTGCAGGACCGGCTCGCCGTCCTCAACCCCGACGTCGGCGCCCCGCGCGTCCTCGAGCACGCCGAGCTGCGGCCGGACGGCGACGCAGTGGTCGACGAGTGGGGCGACTTCGTCCTCGCCGACTGCCTCGCCTGCGGCGGTGTGCTCAAGCCCGACGTCGTGTTCTTCGGCGAGACGGTCCCGCGCGACCGTGTCGACCAGGCGTACGCGCTGGTCGACGGCGCCGACGTCCTGGTCGTCCTGGGCTCGTCGCTGACCGTGATGTCCGGGCTGCGGTTCGTGCGCCACAACGTCAAGCACGAGCGCGACGTCGTGATCGTCAACCGCGGCACGACCCGCGGCGACGACCTCGCCACCCTCAAGCTCGACGTCGGCTGCGCCGAGACCCTGCGGGCGCTGCTCGACCTGCACAGGTCCTCAGGCGGCATGGTCCGCAACTCGCGCTGA
- a CDS encoding DinB family protein → MAENALTEPPGDDKDWTWVLLRRCEQCGAEVGTVARDALGERYFVAAEEWVRILEENPAVEQRPAPDRWSPLEYGAHVRDVLAMTSERLDLLLTQQDPVFADWDQDEAARTGRYAEQDPEQVADDLEAAAQRLVSEIAEIEPAAWARRGTRSNGSEFSVETLLQYVLHDVVHHLWDVTGQEDAAGSLQLG, encoded by the coding sequence GTGGCCGAGAACGCGCTGACGGAGCCGCCCGGGGACGACAAGGACTGGACCTGGGTCCTGCTGCGACGCTGCGAGCAGTGCGGGGCCGAGGTCGGCACCGTCGCCCGCGACGCGCTCGGCGAGCGCTACTTCGTCGCCGCCGAGGAGTGGGTGCGCATCCTCGAGGAGAACCCGGCCGTCGAGCAGCGCCCCGCGCCGGACCGGTGGTCGCCGCTGGAGTACGGCGCGCACGTCCGCGACGTGCTCGCGATGACCAGCGAGCGGCTCGACCTGCTGCTCACCCAGCAGGACCCGGTCTTCGCGGACTGGGACCAGGACGAGGCGGCGCGCACCGGCCGCTACGCCGAGCAGGACCCCGAGCAGGTGGCCGACGACCTCGAGGCCGCCGCGCAGCGGCTCGTCAGCGAGATCGCCGAGATCGAGCCCGCGGCCTGGGCGCGCCGCGGCACCCGGTCGAACGGGTCGGAGTTCAGCGTCGAGACCCTGCTGCAGTACGTGCTCCACGACGTCGTCCACCACCTCTGGGACGTGACCGGCCAGGAGGACGCGGCGGGTTCGCTGCAGCTGGGCTGA
- a CDS encoding VOC family protein: protein MSAITPCLWFDTQGEEAARYWVSLFPSSSITSVQLWGPENPERQGTPLMVEFVLDGRPFSALNGGPEFTFSEAFSLQVDCADQAEVDRYWDAFVGDGGQESDCGWCKDKYGFSWQVVPRILTELLADPDPGVVSRAMQAMLTMKRLDVATFERVAAGR, encoded by the coding sequence ATGTCCGCGATCACGCCGTGCCTGTGGTTCGACACCCAGGGCGAGGAGGCGGCCCGCTACTGGGTGTCGCTGTTCCCGAGCTCGTCGATCACGTCCGTGCAGCTGTGGGGACCGGAGAACCCGGAGCGCCAGGGCACGCCGCTGATGGTCGAGTTCGTGCTCGACGGGCGCCCGTTCAGCGCGCTGAACGGTGGCCCGGAGTTCACCTTCTCCGAGGCCTTCTCGTTGCAGGTCGACTGCGCCGACCAGGCCGAGGTCGACCGCTACTGGGACGCGTTCGTCGGCGACGGCGGGCAGGAGAGCGACTGCGGCTGGTGCAAGGACAAGTACGGCTTCTCCTGGCAGGTCGTGCCGCGGATCCTCACCGAGCTGCTGGCCGACCCCGACCCGGGCGTCGTGAGCCGGGCCATGCAGGCGATGCTGACGATGAAGCGGCTCGACGTCGCCACCTTCGAGCGCGTGGCCGCGGGCCGCTGA
- a CDS encoding SDR family NAD(P)-dependent oxidoreductase, protein MTTWNRTPQEPVGSPFGATSTAAEVLDGTDLAGTYAVVTGGYSGIGLETTRALVAAGAEVLVPARRPERAREELGGLERTEVGTLDLGDLDSVKAFADGVLAAGRPVDLMIDNAGIMATPETRVGPGWEAQLATNHLGHFALVNRLWPLISTGGGRVVSVSSAGHRRSPIRWDDPMFTRGDYDKWEAYGQAKTANVLFALRLDELGAGSGVRAFSLHPGGILTPLQRHLPLEEQVALGWVDEQGRPLVDFKTPEQGAATTVWAATSPLLEGLGGVYCVDCEVAEVSTGDEPGVRPYAVDPQQAAWLWDLSADLTGVNAFA, encoded by the coding sequence GTGACCACCTGGAACCGCACCCCGCAGGAACCCGTCGGCTCGCCGTTCGGCGCCACCAGCACCGCCGCCGAGGTCCTCGACGGCACCGACCTCGCCGGCACGTACGCCGTCGTCACCGGCGGCTACTCCGGCATCGGCCTGGAGACGACCCGCGCGCTCGTCGCCGCCGGCGCCGAGGTGCTCGTCCCGGCTAGACGGCCCGAGCGGGCGCGCGAGGAGCTGGGCGGGCTGGAGCGGACCGAGGTCGGCACGCTCGACCTCGGCGACCTCGACAGCGTCAAGGCCTTCGCGGACGGCGTCCTCGCCGCCGGACGACCGGTCGACCTCATGATCGACAACGCCGGGATCATGGCCACCCCGGAGACCCGCGTGGGCCCGGGCTGGGAGGCCCAGCTCGCCACGAACCACCTCGGGCACTTCGCCCTGGTCAACCGCCTCTGGCCGCTGATCAGCACCGGCGGCGGTCGGGTCGTCTCGGTCTCCTCGGCCGGCCACCGCCGCAGCCCGATCCGCTGGGACGACCCGATGTTCACCCGCGGCGACTACGACAAGTGGGAGGCGTACGGGCAGGCCAAGACCGCGAACGTCCTCTTCGCCCTGCGCCTCGACGAGCTCGGCGCGGGGTCGGGCGTCCGGGCCTTCTCGCTGCACCCCGGCGGCATCCTCACCCCGCTCCAGCGCCACCTGCCGCTCGAGGAGCAGGTGGCGCTCGGCTGGGTCGACGAGCAGGGCCGCCCGCTGGTCGACTTCAAGACCCCCGAGCAGGGCGCCGCGACCACGGTGTGGGCGGCCACGAGCCCGCTGCTCGAGGGCCTCGGCGGGGTCTACTGCGTCGACTGCGAGGTCGCCGAGGTCTCGACGGGCGACGAGCCCGGCGTGCGCCCGTACGCGGTCGACCCCCAGCAGGCGGCCTGGCTGTGGGACCTGTCCGCCGACCTCACCGGCGTCAACGCGTTCGCCTGA